One stretch of Pieris brassicae chromosome 8, ilPieBrab1.1, whole genome shotgun sequence DNA includes these proteins:
- the LOC123712851 gene encoding atypical protein kinase C isoform X7 → MRGIWMECLNAAASHPFPLIPGDLVSPFDIDFDDEIFPNVPAAPGMPCAGEDRSIYRRGARRWRKLYRVNGHIFQAKRFNRRAFCAFCQDRIWGLGRQGFKCIQCKLLVHKKCHKLVQKPCSNEHVDPIEVKDDANGESTLGRAPSVRSREEPEPPLPETPPAPLPPTIRNEDLEPGSQRQYSLDDFELIRVIGRGSYAKVLMVELKRTKRVYAMKVIKKALVTDDEDIDWVQTEKHVFETASNHPFLVGLHSCFQTPSRLFFVIEFVRGGDLMFHMQRQRRLPEEHARFYAAEISLALHFLHERGVIYRDLKLDNVLLDHEGHIKLTDYGMCKEGVRPGDTTSTFCGTPNYIAPEILRGEEYGFSVDWWALGVLTYEMLAGRSPFDISHAADNPDQNTEDYLFQVILEKTIRIPRSLSVKAASVLKGFLNKNPVERLGCGDTGFRDIVNHPFFKSIEWEMLEQKQVVPPFKPRLEGERDLANFPPEFTDEPVRLTPDKDSEIADIDQSEFEGFEYVNPLLMSLEDCV, encoded by the exons GAAGCATATACAGGCGTGGCGCCCGGCGGTGGCGGAAACTGTACCGCGTCAACGGACATATATTCCAGGCTAAACGATTTAATAGA cgagccttctgtgccttcTGTCAGGACCGCATCTGGGGTCTCGGCAGGCAAGGGTTTAAATGCATCCAATGCAAGCTGCTGGTGCATAAGAAGTGTCACAAACTGGTGCAGAAGCCCTGTTCAAATGAACACGTTGATCCTATCGAGGTTAAGGATGACGCTAATGGCGAGAGCACGCTGGGAAGAGCACCTTCAGTCAG GTCTCGTGAGGAACCAGAGCCTCCTCTTCCGGAGACGCCACCAGCGCCGTTACCTCCAACCATCAGGAATGAAGACTTGGAGCCGGGCTCGCAGAGGCAGTACTCGCTGGATGACTTTGAGCTCATCAGGGTTATTGGACGAGGGTCTTATGCTAAG GTGCTGATGGTGGAACTGAAGCGAACCAAGCGCGTGTACGCTATGAAGGTGATAAAGAAGGCTCTGGTGACGGATGACGAGGACATCGACTGGGTGCAAACTGAGAAACACGTGTTCGAGACCGCTTCAAACCATCCGTTTCTGGTGGGACTCCACTCGTGCTTCCAAACGCCAAGCAGATTGTTCTTCGTCATCGAATTCGTACGTGGTGGAGATCTTAT GTTCCATATGCAGCGTCAGCGTCGTTTACCAGAAGAACACGCTCGGTTCTACGCAGCGGAGATCTCTCTCGCTCTTCACTTTTTGCACGAACGTGGCGTCATCTATCGGGACTTGAAACTGGACAACGTCTTATTGGACCACGAGGGACACATCAAGCTCACTGATTACGGAATGTGCAAG GAGGGCGTAAGACCCGGCGACACAACGTCGACTTTCTGCGGGACACCCAATTACATTGCCCCAGAAATACTACGCGGGGAGGAATATGGCTTCTCAGTGGACTGGTGGGCTTTAGGGGTGCTCACATATGAAATGTTGGCTGGAAGATCTCCCTTCGATATTTCACACGCAGCTGACAACCCTGATCAGAACACTGAGGATTATCTCTTccag GTGATTCTAGAAAAGACGATTCGAATCCCGCGTTCTTTATCCGTGAAGGCTGCGTCGGTGCTGAAAGGCTTCCTCAACAAGAATCCGGTTGAGAGACTTGGATGTGGAGACACTGGTTTCAGAGACATCGTTAACCATCCGTTCTTCAAGAGCATTGAATGGGAAATG TTGGAGCAGAAACAAGTAGTTCCACCATTTAAACCTCGTCTGGAAGGAGAAAGGGACCTCGCTAACTTCCCACCAGAGTTCACCGATGAGCCTGTGCGACTCACGCCCGATAAAga TAGCGAGATAGCGGACATCGACCAATCGGAGTTCGAGGGCTTCGAATACGTGAACCCACTCCTCATGTCCCTCGAGGACTGCGTGTGA